The Actinomycetota bacterium genome includes the window CGGACCGGACGCCCCCACCACCGGCTGGCGTACGCGTCCGGGGTCGTGTTCGCGGTCGCCGCCGCCGCGTACGTGGTGACCGGTGCGCCCGTGGCGTCGGACATCCCCTCGCACGAGGGACGCACGGTCACCGGCGGCTTCCGCATCCTGGACACCTACTTCGCCCTGCTCGCGGGGCTCGTGATCTACACGGCCAGTCACATCGCCGAGATCGTGCGGGGAAGCATCCAGTCGGTGCCGCGCGGGCAGACGGAGGCGGCCAGCGCCCTGGCCCTCTCCCCCGGCCAGCGTCTGCGTCACGTCGTGCTCCCGCAGGCTCTTCGTGTGGCCATCCCCCCCACCGGCAACCAGTACCTGAACCTGACGAAGAACTCCTCGCTCGCGGTCGCCATCGGCTACGCCGAGGTGACCCGCGTCGTCTCCATAGCCATAGGCAACGGCAACCCCGCTCCGCAGATGATCGCCGTGCTCATGGGCATCTACCTGACCCTGTCGCTGGGCATCGCGGCCGTGACGAACCTCCTCAACCGACGCTTCCAGCTCCGGACCCGCTGATGGCCATCCCGAGCGACGCCCTCGAGCCGATCCCCCCCGCCGAGCCCACTCCGCCCGCGCGCAGGGTGCCGCCCGGCAGGTGGGTGAAGGAGAACCTGTTCGACGGCTGGTTCAACTCGCTCCTGACGATGGTGGTCGGGCTGCTCCTCGCCCTGGTCGTCTGGCGGGCCCTCCGGTTCGTCTTCGTCACCGGGCGGTGGGAGATCGTCAGGCGGAACCTGATCCTGTACATGGTCGGCATGTTCCCGCGCGACCAGCTCGTGCGGCTGTGGGTCTCCCTCGGCGTGCTCGCCGCCACCGCCGGCGCGTTCACCGGGATGAACGCGGCTCGGCTCAGGAGGTCGGAGGAGCTCGCCGGGCCGGCGCGGTCCTGGCGGGGACCCGCTCAGACCGTCTGGCCGTGGGTGCTCTTCGGAGCAGTGCTGCTCTCGATGCTGCGCACACCGGGCCCGGTGCTGGGCGCGCTCGCCGTCGGGGTGGTCGCGGCGGCGGCGCACGCGGGGGGACGGCACGTCCCCCCTGGGGTGAGCCGGCTCTCGCTGCCGCTCGTCGCCGTCGGCGCGGCTGGTGCGCTGTGGTCCCTGGTCGGGCTGGGGGGGATCGGGTGGGACCGGTGGGGCGGACTGCTGCTCACCTTGTTCCCCGCCCTCGGGGGGATCCTGCTCTCGTTCCCGCTCGGGGTGGCGCTCGGGCTCGGGCGACGGTCCTCGCTGCCCGCCGTGAGGGTGGTGTGCGTCGGCTACATAGAGCTGATCCGCGGCGTCCCGCTCATAGCGCTCCTGTTCATGGCGGCCTTCGCCCTCGGATTCTTCCTGCCCCCGGGAGCCGAGACCCCCACGCTCGTCATGCGGGCCATGGTCG containing:
- a CDS encoding ABC transporter permease subunit translates to RTGRPHHRLAYASGVVFAVAAAAYVVTGAPVASDIPSHEGRTVTGGFRILDTYFALLAGLVIYTASHIAEIVRGSIQSVPRGQTEAASALALSPGQRLRHVVLPQALRVAIPPTGNQYLNLTKNSSLAVAIGYAEVTRVVSIAIGNGNPAPQMIAVLMGIYLTLSLGIAAVTNLLNRRFQLRTR
- a CDS encoding amino acid ABC transporter permease; protein product: MAIPSDALEPIPPAEPTPPARRVPPGRWVKENLFDGWFNSLLTMVVGLLLALVVWRALRFVFVTGRWEIVRRNLILYMVGMFPRDQLVRLWVSLGVLAATAGAFTGMNAARLRRSEELAGPARSWRGPAQTVWPWVLFGAVLLSMLRTPGPVLGALAVGVVAAAAHAGGRHVPPGVSRLSLPLVAVGAAGALWSLVGLGGIGWDRWGGLLLTLFPALGGILLSFPLGVALGLGRRSSLPAVRVVCVGYIELIRGVPLIALLFMAAFALGFFLPPGAETPTLVMRAMVALVAFTAAYVAEIVRGGLQSVPRGQIEGAMALGLSPFVTTRRIVLPQALRAVIPALVGQFISLFKDTSLVFIIGLTELLRVAEIVTSQPDFIAQGLLTESYVFASLVYWTVAYSMSKASQRLETRLGVGER